The window CGATCACGATATACGACGCGATCGCGTTGTCGCCCTCGTAGGCAGCACGGGGGCGCCAGCCCGGCACCGCCGCGAGTGCGGTCTGGAGTTCGTGTCGGTAGTACGTCGCCGCCGACAAGGTCGTGCCGACCTGCAAAAAGAGCGCGAGCTGGATCGCAACCGCGGGGTCGGTCCCAACCAGCGTCAGGACCAACGACAGATTCCCCTGACTGGAGACGGGAAGCCACTCGACGATGCCCTGCACAATCCCGGCGAGGATCGCAATCAGCAGATCCGAGAGCGTCACTATTGGGAGTGGGTCGGGCTGGCTACTTAAGCGACACAGATTCGCGGTGGGTCACTACGAGTGGGTCGCTCACTCGGTCTGGAACTGTTGCTGAGTGAGCGCCCCTGCCGATTAAAACAGAGATTCCAAATCGTTGTCGTCGCCGAGCAGATCCTGTCGCTTGTCCTCGCTTTCGTCCTGAATCGTGTCTATATTTTGTTTCGCTTCGATAGCGACCTGCTGGAGTTCTTTGACACGGGGTACATTCGTGACCCCTGCGAGCAAGACGACCGTCGCGACGACGCCACTACCCTGTCGTGGATAATCTCCGCCCCGAACCTCCATCGACCCGGTCTGTTCTTCGAGCCACTTGCGGCTGCGCTCGATGCCTTTGCGGTTGAGGAGGGGCCCGGCGCCGGCGACCACAAGGAGGGCGCGTTCGGTACCCTGAACCTCACAGGGGAGGGTCAGGCGGCCGAGAGTGGCTTTCCGAACGAGACTCGTGATCCGGTTGGTGGTGTCCGCACTGTCGAACGACTCACTGCTGTTACCGCCACCCGAAAGCCGCGAGAGCAGACCCTGCCGTTGTGGCTCGTCGACAGCCGCCTCCGCGTAGCCGAGCGTCGAGATGCCCCCGCCGGCGAGCGTGTTGATGATCTCCGAGGAGTCGACGACGCTCTCCGCAACGTCGTTGCCAGCGTGGATCTCGCCGGCGCTGAACAACAGCCCGAACCGCTGGACAATCTCCTCGTTGATCGCTGCAAAGCTCTCAGTGACGGATTCGGCTGTTTGCCGCCAGGCGTCGTTGTCGAACAACAGTAGATTGTCGACCTCGCGCACGAACGTCTGCAACGATCGCGCCGCATTAAGCGTGTAGATCCCACCCTCATCGCTGCCGGGCAAGATGCCAAGCCCGTAGACGGGCTCGGTGTAGATTCGCTTGAGGTATTTGCTAATGACTGGCGCCCCGCCCGAGCCCGTCCCGCCGCCGAGGCCGGCCACGACGAGAAAGGCGTCAATTTCATGCGACGGGACCGTATCCAACGCGCCCTGTATCTCGCCCAGATCGCGTTCAATCACCTCGGCGCCGAGCTCGTTGTCGGCGCCAACCCCGTGACCCTTCACCTCCGCTTGGCCGACGAGAATCCGCTTGTCGTCGGGGA is drawn from Halorubrum sp. CBA1229 and contains these coding sequences:
- a CDS encoding tubulin/FtsZ family protein, coding for MKLALIGVGQAGGKVVDRFIEYDKTHGANIVRGAVAINTARADLRGLTHIPDDKRILVGQAEVKGHGVGADNELGAEVIERDLGEIQGALDTVPSHEIDAFLVVAGLGGGTGSGGAPVISKYLKRIYTEPVYGLGILPGSDEGGIYTLNAARSLQTFVREVDNLLLFDNDAWRQTAESVTESFAAINEEIVQRFGLLFSAGEIHAGNDVAESVVDSSEIINTLAGGGISTLGYAEAAVDEPQRQGLLSRLSGGGNSSESFDSADTTNRITSLVRKATLGRLTLPCEVQGTERALLVVAGAGPLLNRKGIERSRKWLEEQTGSMEVRGGDYPRQGSGVVATVVLLAGVTNVPRVKELQQVAIEAKQNIDTIQDESEDKRQDLLGDDNDLESLF